One window of the Dreissena polymorpha isolate Duluth1 chromosome 5, UMN_Dpol_1.0, whole genome shotgun sequence genome contains the following:
- the LOC127881278 gene encoding protocadherin Fat 4-like isoform X3: MFYMDPRTAAVYLRDRLDYERNSDYVITIQVNDDGMPKRRSSTAQLNVHVKDVNDNPPVCEDTFLALHFDERTPAGSVIANIKCSDADSGNNGRLSYTITQGDLTKFRLQGSNLVLDKAIDVDRESPTWRVSVLVQDRGEPRLSTLVDVSIFVEDVDDNAPVWAPPENGEYSVDLQEHAPVGHHVIKVSTSDLDTNVKDSVIMYYIDDYSRFFMIMSTTGDIYLRESIDKEHVSNFLLPISAVSTNQKDRIAAIVNISIVDLNDNKPTFLKDVFHFSVPENLVPNSQIANVTATDSDRGPNGEVVYRMIGQMSLWQIDDKTGIISLAGGLDYETQKINTLEIEASDRGHPTRSSTCTVIITVVPVNEFEPIFKDIGPVTIPEDAIIGQSVFQVEATDRDVGPDGEIVYSLQNYDDHFAVESRTGIVILIASLDRETLSQLNVTIVAKDMSGTASKSTSISVNVVVLDRNDNPPTCHPMYYAAKLSSPIHSGDLVVTLTCTDADSPINAKLSYLIISGNTYNDFTLSLDGSVIVARKPASADYHLQINVIDSGNPSLSAEVLVFVQSGGNVSFVNIPHTVRIFENVTIGSQIFQLQSLSVSQQIVYQIQNISSNGNLMGSEAPYFKIDKLSGKLFVWRPLDREIQDTFLVFIKAKEIVSSHEVEDVLYIDIQDVNDNTPLFTQSFYEVSVTENIARSSHILTVKANDLDINENGLVSYAITTGNDQNTFTIDSQGRIFTNIALDRENKDIFALIVTATDGGSIKHNTGTTTVLISITDADGYHPELLNMGSNQVLHLKEDTPLGAKIFAMNATDMDGNKQLRYSISNKSQQHFLIDSISGDIFLIRLLDREQQRSHDIVVSASSPQRTGTVTVTISVLDVNDNQPTFSSNLYKFDIEETSVIGTVVGVVTVNDVDDGQNGDVNLYINKGNSNNYFDLRKLNSNATEIFIRSMLSPSRMETEYFLQLVATDKSEIPRSATAFVLILVRPEHKQPMFPTDLEIIHIPENVHIGRPVYDADATLLGAREGIGRDIMYFIKHADVYVQDMFFIDRESGELTVTRRFETSKDGFTFMVEIEAQNIYDPELTSEMTLQFEIDDVNDNSPIFSNSIYTYIIPEDTPAGKIFATLSASDIDKDQNSYLEYRLVESEDSNDFSIDTFTGVLSLKNNVNYEISKSYHFDAIVYDHGSPSLTATTSIVVEILDVNDNSPVFSINDHIIYVRENNNIDKVIHHIKATDEDSGKNGEVSLKIINGDQNGTFLLESRTGELRLVHKLDRETRSEYKIVIEARDQGTPSQSSNTTLNIIVKDLNDNAPMFSQSHYMTSVDRNVSTETRLLTLSANDADEGMNAKYDFHIINGSQEIFQIDPNLGHVYVLSDLQGFENSATLTVLVRDRGYPRLSSTAVIFINIRPQRSATKEDFTFSISEFAVPNTLIGNIASSSTSKYVIVSGNFKNKLRINEIDGSIFVNEKLDREEYPHYFLQVRATLSSDPSLQKDVNVKVIIEDENDNSPVFEKEMFNISVLEHSPVGLTVATIIAKDVDVGFNANLTYEIVNNSKDAQYFWQITNNGSLVVTQTIIHERVDSFSLTVVAMDGGERPRSGVTQVLINVTDIIDDTSDHSATQQPAVINFEMPIYAYSGYEVGCLTPDMFYLSKTDTSIKFTMQKSEGRFDINENSGCITLKAFLEIKRDTNFLYWVAAKTDASEISNGRMALLRIDILVPHKHVVVLTHSVPLDVLEINRKNLIASLRRIFPRYEPKIWKLEAISSPHRRKLLVVGGSKAYVFVVRGNRTNSVGEIENTKQYILQDELLDRMTTPDGNVSPDLTSEDFDAYPVLSVKPYAEPERIGNLWINTDMGKAVLGVVLGFVVFGILLAVVLHDIKTNTNRKLGPKKASQTSLELNLPPIYYTNGPKYNNLRRSSSSADMLPLMNALKVLTNMSEKDRNKLIEHTMKVKKAEEECLYSRWKNNLNKTKTSPSINIANLNETRPQTGSAKTNREQFETKQSCIPINQIRNKTCKAKVNIRTHTQAPVNTPAQDNECLSSVELETIETGYKSVLESKVSPKVIVHNNNIHHHRPKAGNRRLIVGGTEYDGVAKNTCITQERATKST; encoded by the exons GGGACTTGACAAAATTCCGCCTGCAAGGTTCGAACCTGGTGCTGGACAAGGCAATTGACGTGGACAGGGAGTCGCCCACGTGGCGCGTGTCAGTCCTTGTCCAGGACAGGGGCGAGCCCCGCCTCTCCACCCTCGTCGATGTCTCCATATTCGTGGAGGACGTGGATGACAACGCGCCGGTGTGGGCGCCGCCAGAGAATGGGGAATATTCCGTAG ATCTGCAGGAGCATGCGCCGGTTGGGCATCACGTGATCAAGGTGTCCACTAGTGACCTTGACACCAATGTCAAGGATTCGGTTATCATGTACTACATTGATGACTACAGTCGCTTTTTCATGATAATGTCTACTACCG GAGACATTTATTTACGAGAGTCGATCGACAAAGAACACGTGTCTAACTTTTTGCTGCCCATTTCCGCCGTCTCCACCAATCAAAAAGACCGGATAGCCGCTATTGTGAATATAAGCATTGTGGATCTCAACGACAACAAACCCACATTCCTTAAG GACGTGTTTCACTTTTCTGTACCAGAGAACCTGGTACCGAACAGCCAGATTGCTAACGTGACTGCTACTGATAGCGACAGAGGACCCAACGGCGAGGTCGTTTACAGAATGATAG GTCAAATGTCGCTGTGGCAGATTGATGACAAGACCGGTATAATATCTCTCGCCGGTGGTCTCGACTATGAAACTCAGAAGATTAATACTCTGGAAATTGAAGCGTCCGACAGAGGACATCCAACACGGTCGTCCACGTGTACAGTTATCATAACCGTAGTTCCAGTGAACGAGTTTGAACCAATTTTCAAAGACATTGGTCCTGTCACTATACCCGAAGACGCCATTATAG GACAGTCTGTGTTCCAAGTTGAAGCAACGGATAGAGATGTTGGGCCAGACGGTGAAATAGTATACAGTCTTCAAAACTACGATGATCATTTTGCTGTAGAATCAAGAACAGGAATTGTGATATTAATCGCCTCATTAGATCGCGAGAcactttcacagctgaatgtcacAATTGTAGCAAAGGACATGTCTGGAACAGCGTCCAAATCTACATCAATCTCTGTGAATGTTGTTGTATTGGACAGAAACGACAACCCACCTACGTGCCATCCCATGTATTACGCCGCCAAGCTATCGTCGCCCATACACAGCGGTGAccttgtggtgaccttgacctgcaCAGACGCGGACTCGCCGATCAACGCAAAACTGTCGTATTTGATAATCTCAGGGAATACTTATAATGATTTTACTTTGTCATTGGATGGAAGTGTTATTGTAGCCAGGAAGCCTGCTTCCGCTGATTATCATTTACAAATAAACGTTATCGACAGTGGAAATCCCTCTTTGAGCGCTGAGGTTTTAGTATTTGTCCAGAGCGGCGGAAACGTCTCGTTTGTAAATATTCCACATACTGTTCGAATTTTCGAAAATGTAACCATTGGGTCCCAAATCTTCCAGCTACAGTCTTTAAGTGTATCCCAGCAAATTGTGTaccaaatacaaaatatttcttcGAACGGGAATCTGATGGGATCTGAAGCGCCTTACTTTAAAATTGACAAATTATCGGGGAAATTGTTTGTGTGGCGCCCACTCGACCGAGAAATTCAAGACACATTTTTAGTTTTTATAAAAGCAAAAGAAATTGTTAGCAGCCATGAAGTTGAAGATGTATTATATATCGACATTCAGGACGTTAATGATAACACTCCGTTGTTTACACAGTCTTTTTATGAAGTCTCAGTTACTGAAAACATTGCTCGAAGCAGTCATATTCTTACTGTAAAGGCGAATGATTTGGATATAAATGAGAACGGTCTGGTCTCTTACGCAATTACGACAGGTAATGACcaaaatacatttacaattgATAGCCAAGGAAGAATATTTACAAACATTGCACTTGATCGTGAAAACAAGGATATATTTGCGCTTATTGTCACTGCAACGGACGGTGGATCAATAAAACATAACACAGGAACTACAACCGTCCTAATATCAATAACAGACGCTGATGGATACCACCCAGAATTACTTAATATGGGGTCAAATCAAGTACTACACTTGAAAGAAGACACCCCTCTTGGTGCTAAAATCTTCGCAATGAATGCAACGGATATGGATGGAAACAAACAATTACGATATAGTATTTCGAATAAATCACAACAACACTTTCTTATAGACAGCATATCGGGTGATATTTTCTTGATTAGGCTTCTTGATCGCGAACAACAACGCTCACATGATATTGTGGTATCAGCGTCCAGTCCCCAACGAACTGGCACAGTAACAGTCACAATATCAGTTCTGGATGTAAACGATAATCAACCCACATTTTCATCGAATCTGTACAAGTTTGATATCGAAGAAACAAGTGTAATAGGCACTGTAGTTGGTGTGGTGACTGTGAACGATGTTGACGATGGGCAAAATGGCGATGTTAACCTTTATATCAACAAAGGGAATTCcaataattattttgatttaagAAAACTAAATTCAAACGCTACTGAAATATTTATTAGATCGATGTTATCCCCTTCAAGAATGGAAACAGAATATTTTTTACAACTCGTAGCAACGGATAAAAGTGAGATCCCTAGATCCGCGACAGCGTTTGTTCTAATACTTGTTCGCCCTGAACACAAACAACCAATGTTTCCTACAGATCTTGAAATAATTCATATTccagaaaatgttcatattggTCGACCTGTCTACGATGCAGACGCAACGCTTCTTGGTGCTCGCGAAGGTATTGGTAGAGACATTATGTACTTTATTAAACATGCGGATGTTTATGTGCAAGATATGTTTTTCATAGACAGAGAATCTGGCGAACTCACTGTGACACGCAGATTTGAAACTAGCAAAGATGGATTCACGTTTATGGTGGAAATTGAGGCTCAAAACATATACGATCCTGAACTGACATCTGAAATGACTCTTCAGTTCGAAATTGATGACGTAAATGACAATAGCCCAATATTTTCTAATTCAATATACACTTATATCATACCAGAAGACACACCTGCGGGAAAAATCTTTGCAACACTATCAGCCTCAGATATTGATAAAGACCAAAATTCATATTTGGAATATCGCCTGGTCGAAAGTGAAGACTCAAATGATTTTTCCATTGACACGTTCACAGGTGTTTTGAGTTTAAAAAACAACGTCAATTATGAAATAAGTAAAAGCTACCATTTTGATGCAATCGTGTATGATCATGGATCTCCTTCATTGACTGCAACCACTAGTATTGTAGTTGAAATTCTGGATGTCAACGACAATAGTCCGGTGTTTTCCATAAATGATCATATCATCTATGTGCGAGAGAATAATAATATCGACAAGGTTATCCATCATATCAAAGCTACCGATGAGGATTCTGGTAAAAACGGGGAAGtatctttaaaaataattaatggaGATCAAAACGGTACTTTTCTTTTAGAAAGCAGAACTGGGGAATTACGACTAGTGCATAAACTTGATCGAGAAACTAGGAGTGAATACAAAATTGTTATTGAAGCACGTGACCAAGGAACTCCTTCACAATCAAGTAACACCACACTGAATATTATTGTTAAAGATTTAAACGACAATGCTCCTATGTTTTCACAAAGTCATTATATGACTAGCGTTGATAGAAATGTGTCGACAGAAACTCGGTTATTGACGCTCTCTGCAAATGACGCGGACGAGGGAATGAATGCGAAGTATGATTTTCATATTATAAATGGTTCGCAAGAAATATTTCAGATTGATCCAAACTTAGGACACGTTTATGTTTTGTCTGATTTGCAAGGCTTTGAAAATTCGGCGACATTAACTGTTCTTGTAAGAGATCGTGGATACCCACGATTGAGCAGCACTGCAgtgatatttatcaatataagacCGCAAAGGTCTGCTACAAAAGAGGATTTTACTTTTTCCATCTCCGAATTTGCGGTACCAAACACATTAATTGGAAACATTGCCTCAAGTTCTACTTCAAAATATGTCATTGTTAGCGgtaatttcaaaaataagttgAGGATAAACGAAATAGATGGAAGTATCTTTGTTAACGAAAAATTAGATCGTGAAGAGTATCCACATTATTTCCTACAGGTTCGAGCAACTTTAAGTTCCGACCCTTCGCTACAAAAAGATGTTAATGTAAAAGTTATAATAGAAGATGAGAATGACAATTCTCCTGTTTTTGAAAAGGAAATGTTTAATATTTCTGTTCTTGAGCACAGTCCTGTTGGACTCACAGTGGCTACCATAATTGCTAAAGACGTGGATGTAGGTTTTAACGCTAACCTAACGTATGAGATAGTAAATAATTCGAAAGATGCTCAATATTTCTGGCAAATAACAAATAACGGTTCTTTGGTTGTCACTCAAACCATAATTCATGAAAGAGTGGATAGTTTTTCGTTAACCGTAGTTGCTATGGACGGCGGTGAACGTCCAAGATCGGGCGTAACGCAGGTTTTAATTAACGTAACGGATATCATTGACGATACGTCGGATCACTCCGCCACACAACAACCAGCTGTTATAAACTTCGAGATGCCGATATATGCGTATTCGGGATATGAGGTTGGTTGTTTGACGCCGGATATGTTTTACTTGAGCAAAACTGACACGAGTATCAAATTCACCATGCAAAAGAGTGAAGGTCGATTTGATATAAACGAAAATTCTGGTTGCATCACGTTAAAAGCTTTCTTAGAGATAAAAAGAGATACGAATTTCCTGTATTGGGTTGCCGCAAAAACGGATGCATCCGAAATATCGAATGGCAGAATGGCCCTGCTTCGGATTGACATACTTGTTCCACACAAGCACGTGGTCGTGCTAACACATAGTGTGCCATTGGATGTCTTGGAAATTAATCG AAAGAATCTCATCGCAAGCCTTCGGCGGATTTTCCCGCGATACGAGCCCAAGATTTGGAAGTTGGAAGCCATAAGCAGTCCCCACAGGCGAAAACTTCTTGTCGTCGGAGG GTCAAAAGCGTACGTCTTTGTGGTAAGAGGAAACCGCACAAACTCCGTCGGTGAAATTGAAAATACGAAGCAGTATATTTTGCAAGACGAATTGCTCGACAGAATGACAACGCCGGATGGCAATGTATCTCCTGATCTCACTTCTGAAGACTTTGATGCGTATCCGGTCTTGAGTGTAAAACCGTACGCTGAACCGGAAAGGATTGGAAATCTGTGGATCAACACAGATATGGGCAAAGCGGTGCTTGGTGTAGTGCTGGGATTTGTGGTGTTCGGGATATTGCTGGCGGTCGTGTTGCACGATATCAAGACCAACACAAATAGGAA ATTAGGACCCAAGAAAGCATCTCAGACGTCGTTGGAACTGAACCTAC CTCCAATATATTACACGAATGGACCAAAATACAACAACTTACGAAGATCT TCATCGTCAGCTGACATGTTGCCCCTTATGAACGCTTTGAAAGTTTTGACTAACATGAGTGAAAAGGACAGAAACAAGCTGATTGAACACACGATGAAAGTTAAAAAAGCAG aGGAAGAATGCTTATATTCACGCTGGAAGAACAAcctaaataaaactaaaacaagtCCATCGATAAATATCGCAAACCTGAATGAGACCAGACCGCAGACTGGATCTGCAAAAACTAATAGGGAACAATTTGAAACCAAGCAGAGCTGCATACCAATCAATCAGATAAGGAACAAAACGTGTAAAGCCAAG GTTAACATACGGACGCATACCCAAGCGCCTGTCAACACGCCAGCACAAGACAACGAATGTTTGTCCAGCGTTGAACTTGAAACAATAGAAACAGGCTATAAATCAGTTCTTGAATCAAAGGTGTCACCCAAAGTTATTGtgcacaacaacaacatacatcaCCACCGTCCCAAAGCTGGCAATAGACGTTTAATTGTTGGTGGCACAGAGTATGATGGG GTGGCGAAAAATACTTGTATAACACAAGAACGGGCGACAAAATCAACGTGA